From the genome of Streptomyces sp. V2I9:
CCGGCCCACACCCCTGCGCCCCCCGCCGCCGGGGAGGGCTCCGCCGAGTCCGAACTGCGGGACTACCGGGCCGCCTTCAACGCCGCCACGCTCCCCCTCGGTGTCATCGACGGCCGGGGCCACATCGTCCGGGCCAACGAGGCGCTGGGCGGGCTGCTGGGCGCGACGGCGGCGGCCCTCGCCGGACGGCAGGCGAGCGAACTGCTCGACCTGGCCTCCGACGACCGCACCTGGCACGCCTACCGCGAGGTCCTGCTGGGCCGCCGCTCCCGGTTCCGCTGCACCCGCCGCCTCAAGCACCCCGACGGGCGCTCCCTGTGGGCCGAGATCACCGTCGTACCGATGACCGGGGCCTCGGCGACGGAGGCCGCGCGGGTCCTGCTGACGGTCGCCGACGTCAGCGACCGGCGCGAGCTCCAGGAGCGGCTGCGCCACCTCCAGATGCACGACCCGGTGACCCGGCTGCCCAACCGGACGCTGTTCTTCGAGCGTCTCGCCTCGGTGCTGGAGACCCCGCCGTACCAGGACGACTCGATGCCGCCCCGGCGGCAGGCCCGGATCGGGCTCTGCTACCTGGACCTGGACGGCTTCAAGGCGATCAACGACACCCTGGGCCACCGGACCGGGGACCGGCTGCTGGCCGCCGTCGCCGCGCGGCTCACCGACTGCGCGGAGCACGACGCCTCCCGCAACGGCGGCGGCAACCGGCTGGTGGCCCGCCTGGGCGGCGACGAGTTCGCGGTGCTGGTGGAGGACTCGGCCGGCACCGAGGAGCTGACCGACCTGGCCCGTTCGGTCCTCGCCGCGCTCCAGCAGCCGTTCGACCTGGCCGGGCAGCGGCTCTCGGTCTCCGCGTCGATCGGCGTGGTCGAGCGGGTCGCGGCGGGCACCTCGCCCACCGGCCTGATGCAGGCCGCCGACACCACGCTGTACTGGGCGAAAGCGGACGGCAGGGCCCGCTGGACCCTGTTCGACCCCGAGCGCAACGCCCACCGCATGACCCGGCAGTCCCTCTCCTCGACGCTCCGGCCCGCCGTGGAGCGCGGCGAGTTCACGCTGGAGTACCAGCCGCTGGTCGGTATGGCGGACGGGGTGCTGCGCGGGGTCGAGGCCCTGGTGCGCTGGAACCACCCGCAGTTCGGCGTGCTGCCGCCGAATCGGTTCGTCCAGATCGCCGAGGAGGACGGCTCGATCGTGCAGCTCGGCCGGTGGATCCTGCGCACCGCGTGCCGCCAGGCGCGCCGCTGGCAGCTGGACCATCCGGACGACCCGCCGCTGTTCATCAGCGTCAACGTCGCCGTACGGCAGGTCTGGGACTCCGACCTGGTGGCGGACGTGGCGGAGATCCTGGCCGAGACCGGGCTCGCCCCCGGCCTGCTCCAGCTGGAGCTGACGGAATCGGCGGTGATGGGCTCGGGCGGCCGTCCCCTGCGGGCGCTCCAGGCGCTGAGCGACATGGGCGTACGGATCGCCATCGACGACTTCGGGACGGGCTACTCGAACCTCGCCTACCTCAGCCGGCTGCCCGTATCCGTGCTGAAGCTGGACGGGGCGTTCGTGAAGGGCTTCCGGTACGAGGACGGTACGCACCCGAGCCCCGCCGACGAGACGATCGTCGAGGCCATGGTGCAGCTCGCCCACCGCCTGGGCCTGACCGTCACCGCGGAGTGCGTGGAGACGGCCGGGCAGGCGGAGCGGCTGCGGCGGATCGGCTGCGACACCGGGCAGGGCTGGTTGTACTCGCGGGCCGTGGCGCCGGAGCAGATCGCCGGGCTGATCGGTTCCCGGCCGCTGGAGGGCTGACCGGCCCGCCGGAAGACCGGACCGGTCGGCCTAAGGGGCGGACCGGTCGGCCGAGACCGCCGGAGGGCGGTCCTCGCGCCCCGGCCCCGCACCCCTGCCCCCCCGCGAGGCCGGTCGGCGGGCCGGAGGGTGCGTGCGGGCCGGAGGCCGCCTACGCGGTCGCCGGCAGGCCGTACGCGTCCGCGATCAGCTCGTAGCTGCGCAGCCGCGCGTCCCCGCCGTGCGCGTTGGCGGTGATCATCAGCTCGTCCGCGCCGGTCCGCTCGGCCAGACCGTCCAGACCACTCCGGACCGCGTCGGCGGTGCCGTGGACCACGTTGGCGAGCCAGCCGTCGACGAACTCCCGCTCCATCGGGGAGAAGGCGTACGCCTCCGCCTCCTCGGGACTCGGGATCAGCCCCGGACGGCCGGAGCGCAGCCGGACCATGGACAGGGCGCCGGTCAGCACCTGGCGACGGGCCTCGCGCTCGTCGTCGGCGGCCAGCGCCGAGACCCCGATGAGGGCGTACGGGGCGTCCAGGACGGCGGACGGCCGGAAGGACTCGCGGTACAGGTCGAGCGCGGGGATGGTGTTCTGCGCCGAGAAGTGGTGCGCGAAGGCGAACGGCAGCCCGAGCGTGCCGGCCAGCCGTGCGCTGAAGCCGGAGGAGCCCAGCAGCCAGACCGGCGGCCGGTGCGCGGACTGCACGCCACCGGGAGCGGTCGCCTGGACCGGGCCCGGCACGGCATGGATCCGGCTGTACGGGTGCCCGTCGGGGAACGTGTCGTCCAGGAAGCGGATCAGCTCCATGAGCTGCTGCGGGAAGTCGTCCGCCCCCTCGTTGAGCCGGTCGCTGCGCCGCAGGGCCGCCGCCGTCGCCCCGTCCGTACCGGGGGCGCGGCCGAGGCCGAGGTCGATCCTGCCCGGCGCCATCGCCTCCAGGGTGCCGAACTGCTCCGCGATCACGAGGGGCGCGTGGTTGGGCAGCATCACCCCGCCGGAGCCGAGCCGGATGCGCTCGGTATGGGCGGCGATGTGCGCCAGGATCACGGCCGGGGAGGACGAGGCGACACCGGGCATGGAGTGGTGCTCGGCCACCCAGAAGCGGTGGAAGCCGCGCCGCTCGGTGAGCCGGGCGATCTCCACGCTCGTGCGCAGGGCCTGGCTGGCGGTGCGGCCCTGCCCCACGGTGACCAGGTCCAGGACGGACAGCGGAACGGGGGCCGTTCCGGCCGCGGGGCCCCGGATGCCGTCGAGGTCGGCCCCGCCTCCGTCCGTGCCGCCGCTGGTCTGGTCGCCTCGGATGTCGTCCACGTGTCGGCTCTCCCGGTGCTGCTGTCGTACGTCCGCGTATCGGAGCGGTACAACAGGAGGGCGACTCCGCTTTATTCCCGCGCGGCGCCTACTCCCGTACCTCGATGCCCTTCGGCTCCAGCTGTCGCAGTACCGGCTCGCGGGTGGCGAACAGGGTGCCGAGTGTGGGGGCCCAGGTCCGCCGGTCCGTGAGGCGCAGGCCCTCCCAGACCGTGACCTGGTTGGCCGTGAGGACGGGCTTGCCGATCAGCTCCTCCAGCTCGGGGATGTACGCGGTGGTGTGCAGGGCGGTGTCCGGGACCAGCACCACCTCGGCGTCCGGGTGGTCCGCCTCCCGCACCAGCCGCTTCACCTCGTCCGGCCCCCAGGAGGCGACCGTGTCCGCCGTGGCGGCCCCGCCGGACACGGTCGCCACCACCTCGACGCCCGCCGATGCCAGGAATTGCGCGAAGAGCCCGGTGACGTCCTCCGGACAGGGCGCGGCGACGGCGACCCGGCCCGCACCCACCTCCCGCAGCGCGTGGACGAAGCCGACGGAGGTGCTGGACGCGGGCAGGCCCGCCGTCCGCGCGAGCGTGGCGATCTGCTCGTGGGCGCCCTCCCAGCCCTGCCCGAAGCTGCCGCCGCTGGAGGCCCACACCAGCGCCTCGGCCCCGGCGAGCCGCAGCTCCTCGACGCCTTCGGCGATCCGGGCGGCCGCGCCCTGCTCGCGCAGCACGTCGGCACGGTAGGCGTCCTCTCCGGTCGCGGTGGAGAACAGGGGCAGCCGGATGTCGGTGTCGAGCAGGATCTCGGTCCGTGGGAAGTCGTCCTCGGCGGCGTGGCCCGGGTAGAGAAGTCCTACGGTCGTCATGTCCACCCTTCCTGTACGTCGGCGGCTCGGCACGCGGCGGGCGGCCCCTCACGGGGGCGCGGCGGCCCGCCGGGCGGTCCGGCGGCCGTGACCGCGCGACCGGTCACTCGTGCCCCGGCCTGTTCCCAGTATTCCCCCGGTCGGCCACCGGGGCGCGCGGCTGGGACCCGGTGCGCGGGGACGTTCCCCGGACCGCCCCGGCCCGGCGCGCGCGGCCGGGCGTCGTTGACGCGGGGGTGACCTGCTGGAAGCGTGGGCGGTCGTCACGCCCGTACGCGCACCGGGTCCGTACACACACCCGCGTGTACATCCCGTCCGCCCGTACAGCTCGCCGCCGTACGCGCATCCCGCCCGTACGCACGTCCCGCCCGCACGTCCCGTCCGTACGCCACGCCCGTTCTGCTGCGGAGGGCCGACCGCCGATGCCGGATCCCGTCCTGCTCGTTCTCGACGCCGACCCGCCCCCGCGACTCGGCCGGCTGACCGGCCGGGCGGACGTGCGGTTCGCGGACGCCGGCACGCTCGCCGGACTGCTCCCGGCCGCCGACGTGCTGCTGGTGTGGGACGCCGCGTCGGACGCGGTACGGGCGGCCTGGCCGGGGCCTGGGCGGCGGCCGCGCTGGGTGCACACGGCGGGCGTCGACGTGGACCGGGTGCTCTGCCCGGACCTGGTCGCCTCCGACACCGTCCTCACCAACGCGCGGGGCGTCTTCGAGCGCGCGGTCGCCGAGCAGGTGGCAGGGCTCGTGCTCGCCTTCGCCCAGGACCTCCCCGGCACGCTGGAGCTCCGGCGGCAGCGGACCGGCCGCCCCCGCACGGGCCGTCAGGTCGCCGGCACGCGTGCCGTGGTGGTCGGCGCGGGGCCCGTCGGCCGGGAGATCACCCGGCTGCTGCACGGGCTGGGGGTGACCGTCGCCCTGGTGGGGCGGACCGCCCGGCGCACCATCCACGGGGTGGCGGACCTGGACCCGCTGGCGGCGCGGGCGGACTGGGTGATCGGGGCCGTCCCGCTGACCGACGGGACACACGGAATGTTCGACCGCCGCTTCTTCGGTCTGCTCCAGCCCTCGGCGCACTTCCTCCACGTGGGACGCGCGGCGTGCGTGGTGCGGGCCGACCTGGTGGACGCGGTGGAGCGCCGCTGGTTCGCGGGCGCGGCGCTCGACGTGTCCGAGGACGGGCCCCCGCTCGCGGATGACCCGTTGCGGGACGTACCGGGGCTGCTGGCCGTGCCGCGCGTGAGCGGGGACACGGCGCGGTGGCGCGACCGGCTGAGCGAGCGGTTCGTCGCGCTGTACGAACAGTGGGCGCGGGGCGAACCGTTGCCGGAAGCGGTCGACAAGGAACGCGGCTACGTCCCCTCCCCCGACCTCTCCGGTCCCGCCGGCGAACGCGTGAGCACCATCGTGCCGGATGATCACAGAAGTGGCTGATGTGGAGTCATGAACCTGCCGCGACGGGGGAACACGCCCCGCACGCCTCCGGTCGCCCTCCGCCCCGCTCCGGGCACGGGAAGGTCACCTTCCGGCCACTGTTGGGTTACATGCCTCGGGGTTCCCGCATAGACGTACGGGATCGGGCAGGCGCTCATCCTGTCCGGACTGTTCGACCTCCAGGAGATTGCGAACCATGGCTGAATTCCCGAACCTGTCCCGCCGGGGTTTCCTCAACGGAACGGCGGCCGTGGGCGGCCTCCTCGTCGTTCCCGGCCTCCTCACCGCGTGCAGCAGGACCGACGCCGGTTCCGCGACGGGCGAGGGCGCCCTCGACAAGCTCCGCAAGCAGGGCTTCGTACGGGTGGCGTACGCCAACGAGGCCCCGTACGGGTACCTGGAGGGCAAGGAGCTCAAGGGCGAGGCCCCGACGCTGCACCGGGAGATCTTCAAGGCGCTCGGGGTGGACGAGCTGAAGCCGACGCTCTCCGAGTGGGACGGGCTGATCCCCGGACTCCAGGCCGGGAAGTACGACGTGGTCAGCGCGGGCATGGCCATCACCCCGGAGCGCTGCGGCAACGCGATCTTCTCCGAGCCGGAGTTCATCTCGCCGACCGCGCTGATGGTGAGGAAGGGCAACCCGAAGAAGGTCACCGACCTGGCCTCCGCGAAGGAGGCGGGGATCACCGTCGGAGTCATGTCCGGTGCGGTCGAGGGAAGTTACGCCAAGGGCGCGGGGATACCCGAGGACAGGATCAAGACGCTGCAGAAGCCGCAGGACGGGGCCGACGCGGTCGAGGGCGGCCGGATCGACGCCTTCCTGCTCACCGGCATCTCGCTGCGCTGGCTGGCGAAGACCAATCCGGACACCGAGGTCACCGAGGCGTTCGTGCCCGAGCTGGACGGCAAGGAGCAGTTCTCCCCCGGCGGCGCGGTGTTCCGCAAGGGCAACGAGGACCTGCGGGACTCGTTCAACCGCGAGCTGAAGAAGATCGTCTCCGACCGTTCGCGCTATGTGCAGCTGCTGGAGCCGTACGGATTCGGGGAGACGGAGATCCCGCCCGCCGATCTGAAGACCGCGGATCTGTGCACGGGCTGACGGGGCGGAGGGGCACGCATGAGTGACTTCTTCTCCCTCCTCGCCGAGGAGTTCCCCCGCGTCCGGTCGGGTCTGTGGGTGACGCTCCAGGCCACGGTCCTCGGCGCCCTGCTGGCCGGGGCGCTGGCCTTCGCCCTCGGCCTCACGGCGGGCAGCGGAGTGCTGCTGGTGCGGGGCGCCTCACGGGTGGTCGTGGAGTTCTTCCGGGGCACCTCCCTCTACATCCAGCTGTTCTGGCTCTACTACGCGATGCCGCTGGTGACCGGCTACGAACTGACCCCGGTGATCTGCGGGGTGGTCGCGTTCGGCCTCAACTTCGGCGCGTACGGCGCGGAAGTGGTGCGGGGCGCGATCAACTCCGTGCCGCGCGGGCAGTACGAGGCCGCTATCGCGCTCAACCTCGGCCCGGCCAGGCGGCTGTGGAGGGTGATCCTGCCGCAGGCCTGGGTGCAGATGATCCCGAGCTTCACCAACCTGCTGATCCAGTTGCTGAAGGCGACCCCGTTGCTGTGGCTGATCTCGGCGGCCGATCTGATGACGGTGGTCCAGCAGTTGCGCGACCGCACCGGTGAGACCCTCACCGCCTATCTGACCCTGCTGGCCGCCTACTTCGTGCTGGCGTACGCCCTGACCCTGCTGATGAATCTGCTGGAGCGGAGCGCCAAGCGGCGGCTCGGCCTGGACACCGGTGCGAGGAGCCTGTTCAGGAGCCGCAGCGCGTCCGCGACGGCCGTGGGAGGTGCCCGGTGAACGGCTTCGACCGGAACGCCGTCGGGGAGTCCCTGCCCCTCCTGCTGGAAGGGTTCCGGGTCACCCTGCTCGCCACGGTGCTCGGCACCCTGGTGGCCGCCGTGCTGGGACTGGTCGTCGCGGTGGCCGGCCGTGCGCCCAGCCGGTTCGTGACCGTGCCGGTGCGCGCCGTCACGGAGTTCGTCCGCTCCACTCCGCTGCTGGTGCAACTGGTGGGCGCGGCAGCCCTGTTCAACACGGTGGAGCCGCTGTACATCGGCATCGCGGTGCTGGGAGTCCACTACGCCGCGTACACCTCCGAGGTCTACCGGGCCGGGATCGACGGCGTGCCGAAGGGCCAGTGGGAGGCGTGCCGCGCGCTCTCGCTGTCGCCCCGGCGGACCTGGCAGGCCGTGATCCTGCCGCAGGCGGTGCGCAACGTGCTGCCCGCGCTCGGGAACTACGCGATCTCGATGTTCAAGGAGACGCCGTTCCTCGCCGTGATCACGGTGCAGGAGATGGTCTTCGAGGCCCGGAAGTACGGGGCCGACCACTTCGCGTACACCGAGGTGTTCACCCTCGCCGGCCTGGTCTTCCTGGTCGCGAGCTACCCCACGTCGCTGTTGATGAGGAAGCTGGAGAAGCGCCTTGGCCACTGAACCCCTCCCCCTGCAGAAGACGGAGTCGCCGGGGCCGGCCGGAGCGCCCGGGGACGCCGTCCCGGCCGCGGCGCGCACGGGCGAGCCGCTGGTGCGCTTCGACAAGGTGGTGAAGCGCTACGGCGACCATGTCGTCCTGGACGAGCTGGACTTCACGGTGGACCGGGGTGAGCACGTCACCCTGATCGGGCCCAGCGGCTCGGGCAAGACCACGATCCTGCGGCTGCTGATGACACTGGAGAAGGTCAGCGGAGGGGTGATCTGGGTCGACGGCTCCCCGCTGACCCATGTGCGCACCCCGGACGGTTCGCTGAAGCCGGCGGGCGAGAAGCAGCTGCGCGCGTCCCGGCGGAAGATCGGCATGGTCTTCCAGCAGTTCAACCTCTTCCCCAACATGAAGGTGATCCAGAACGTCACCGAGGCCCCCGTCAGCGTGCTCGGCAGGAGCCGGGAGGAGGCCGAGGCGCGGGCGAGGGAGCTGCTGGACCTGGTGGGGCTCTCCGCGAAGGTCGACGCCCACCCCTCGCAGCTCTCCGGCGGCCAGCAGCAGCGGGTCGCCATCGCCCGCGCGCTCGCCATGGAGCCGGAGATCCTGCTGCTGGACGAGGTGACCTCCGCACTCGACCCGGAACTGGTGGCGGGCGTGCTGGAGCTGCTGGGGGACATCGCCCGCACCACCGACATCACCATGCTCTGCGTGACCCATGAGATGAACTTCGCGCGG
Proteins encoded in this window:
- a CDS encoding NAD(P)-dependent oxidoreductase — protein: MPDPVLLVLDADPPPRLGRLTGRADVRFADAGTLAGLLPAADVLLVWDAASDAVRAAWPGPGRRPRWVHTAGVDVDRVLCPDLVASDTVLTNARGVFERAVAEQVAGLVLAFAQDLPGTLELRRQRTGRPRTGRQVAGTRAVVVGAGPVGREITRLLHGLGVTVALVGRTARRTIHGVADLDPLAARADWVIGAVPLTDGTHGMFDRRFFGLLQPSAHFLHVGRAACVVRADLVDAVERRWFAGAALDVSEDGPPLADDPLRDVPGLLAVPRVSGDTARWRDRLSERFVALYEQWARGEPLPEAVDKERGYVPSPDLSGPAGERVSTIVPDDHRSG
- a CDS encoding LLM class flavin-dependent oxidoreductase, with the translated sequence MDDIRGDQTSGGTDGGGADLDGIRGPAAGTAPVPLSVLDLVTVGQGRTASQALRTSVEIARLTERRGFHRFWVAEHHSMPGVASSSPAVILAHIAAHTERIRLGSGGVMLPNHAPLVIAEQFGTLEAMAPGRIDLGLGRAPGTDGATAAALRRSDRLNEGADDFPQQLMELIRFLDDTFPDGHPYSRIHAVPGPVQATAPGGVQSAHRPPVWLLGSSGFSARLAGTLGLPFAFAHHFSAQNTIPALDLYRESFRPSAVLDAPYALIGVSALAADDEREARRQVLTGALSMVRLRSGRPGLIPSPEEAEAYAFSPMEREFVDGWLANVVHGTADAVRSGLDGLAERTGADELMITANAHGGDARLRSYELIADAYGLPATA
- the ehuD gene encoding ectoine/hydroxyectoine ABC transporter permease subunit EhuD produces the protein MNGFDRNAVGESLPLLLEGFRVTLLATVLGTLVAAVLGLVVAVAGRAPSRFVTVPVRAVTEFVRSTPLLVQLVGAAALFNTVEPLYIGIAVLGVHYAAYTSEVYRAGIDGVPKGQWEACRALSLSPRRTWQAVILPQAVRNVLPALGNYAISMFKETPFLAVITVQEMVFEARKYGADHFAYTEVFTLAGLVFLVASYPTSLLMRKLEKRLGH
- the ehuA gene encoding ectoine/hydroxyectoine ABC transporter ATP-binding protein EhuA, translating into MATEPLPLQKTESPGPAGAPGDAVPAAARTGEPLVRFDKVVKRYGDHVVLDELDFTVDRGEHVTLIGPSGSGKTTILRLLMTLEKVSGGVIWVDGSPLTHVRTPDGSLKPAGEKQLRASRRKIGMVFQQFNLFPNMKVIQNVTEAPVSVLGRSREEAEARARELLDLVGLSAKVDAHPSQLSGGQQQRVAIARALAMEPEILLLDEVTSALDPELVAGVLELLGDIARTTDITMLCVTHEMNFARDVSEKVLMFDAGRVVESGPPEKIFSDPSHERTRAFLNAVL
- a CDS encoding decarboxylase, whose product is MTTVGLLYPGHAAEDDFPRTEILLDTDIRLPLFSTATGEDAYRADVLREQGAAARIAEGVEELRLAGAEALVWASSGGSFGQGWEGAHEQIATLARTAGLPASSTSVGFVHALREVGAGRVAVAAPCPEDVTGLFAQFLASAGVEVVATVSGGAATADTVASWGPDEVKRLVREADHPDAEVVLVPDTALHTTAYIPELEELIGKPVLTANQVTVWEGLRLTDRRTWAPTLGTLFATREPVLRQLEPKGIEVRE
- the ehuC gene encoding ectoine/hydroxyectoine ABC transporter permease subunit EhuC; this translates as MSDFFSLLAEEFPRVRSGLWVTLQATVLGALLAGALAFALGLTAGSGVLLVRGASRVVVEFFRGTSLYIQLFWLYYAMPLVTGYELTPVICGVVAFGLNFGAYGAEVVRGAINSVPRGQYEAAIALNLGPARRLWRVILPQAWVQMIPSFTNLLIQLLKATPLLWLISAADLMTVVQQLRDRTGETLTAYLTLLAAYFVLAYALTLLMNLLERSAKRRLGLDTGARSLFRSRSASATAVGGAR
- the ehuB gene encoding ectoine/hydroxyectoine ABC transporter substrate-binding protein EhuB; translation: MAEFPNLSRRGFLNGTAAVGGLLVVPGLLTACSRTDAGSATGEGALDKLRKQGFVRVAYANEAPYGYLEGKELKGEAPTLHREIFKALGVDELKPTLSEWDGLIPGLQAGKYDVVSAGMAITPERCGNAIFSEPEFISPTALMVRKGNPKKVTDLASAKEAGITVGVMSGAVEGSYAKGAGIPEDRIKTLQKPQDGADAVEGGRIDAFLLTGISLRWLAKTNPDTEVTEAFVPELDGKEQFSPGGAVFRKGNEDLRDSFNRELKKIVSDRSRYVQLLEPYGFGETEIPPADLKTADLCTG
- a CDS encoding bifunctional diguanylate cyclase/phosphodiesterase produces the protein MSGTSEGPSTPAGTASGVPPAPVTERHAATAESPPPVIPSSAARHPHAHAGSAGPAAAEAPPAAGTGHPAHTPAPPAAGEGSAESELRDYRAAFNAATLPLGVIDGRGHIVRANEALGGLLGATAAALAGRQASELLDLASDDRTWHAYREVLLGRRSRFRCTRRLKHPDGRSLWAEITVVPMTGASATEAARVLLTVADVSDRRELQERLRHLQMHDPVTRLPNRTLFFERLASVLETPPYQDDSMPPRRQARIGLCYLDLDGFKAINDTLGHRTGDRLLAAVAARLTDCAEHDASRNGGGNRLVARLGGDEFAVLVEDSAGTEELTDLARSVLAALQQPFDLAGQRLSVSASIGVVERVAAGTSPTGLMQAADTTLYWAKADGRARWTLFDPERNAHRMTRQSLSSTLRPAVERGEFTLEYQPLVGMADGVLRGVEALVRWNHPQFGVLPPNRFVQIAEEDGSIVQLGRWILRTACRQARRWQLDHPDDPPLFISVNVAVRQVWDSDLVADVAEILAETGLAPGLLQLELTESAVMGSGGRPLRALQALSDMGVRIAIDDFGTGYSNLAYLSRLPVSVLKLDGAFVKGFRYEDGTHPSPADETIVEAMVQLAHRLGLTVTAECVETAGQAERLRRIGCDTGQGWLYSRAVAPEQIAGLIGSRPLEG